A genomic segment from Streptomyces antibioticus encodes:
- the gyrA gene encoding DNA gyrase subunit A, with amino-acid sequence MTDENTPVTPEEGGDIAMRIEPVGLETEMQRSYLDYAMSVIVSRALPDVRDGLKPVHRRVLYAMYDGGYRPERGFYKCARVVGDVMGNYHPHGDSSIYDALVRLAQPWSMRMPLVDSNGNFGSPGNDPAAAMRYTECKMAPLSMEMVRDIDEETVDFTDNYDGRSQEPTVLPARFPNLLINGSAGIAVGMATNIPSHNLREVASGAQWYLENPEASHEELLDALIERIKGPDFPTGALVVGRKGIEEAYRTGRGSITMRAVVEVEEIQNRQCLVVTELPYQVNPDNLAQKIADLVKDGKIGGIADVRDETSSRTGQRLVIVLKRDAVAKVVLNNLYKHTDLQTNFGANMLALVDGVPRTLSLDAFIRHWVTHQIEVIVRRTRFRLRKAEERAHILRGLLKALDAIDEVIALIRRSETVDVARTGLMGLLEIDEIQANAILEMQLRRLAALERQKIIQEHDELQAKITEYNAILASPVRQRGIVSEELAAIVEKYGDDRKTKLVPYDGDMSIEDLIAEEDIVVTVTRGGYVKRTKADDYRAQKRGGKGVRGAKLKEDDIVDHFFVSTTHHWLLFFTNKGRVYRAKAYELPDAGRDARGQHVANLLAFQPDEAIAEILAVRDYEAAPYLVLATKGGLVKKTPLKDYDSPRSGGVIAINLRETEDGSDDELIGAELVSADDDLLLISKKAQSIRFTATDETLRPMGRATSGVKGMSFREGDQLLSMNVVRPGTFVFTATDGGYAKRTAVDEYRVQGRGGLGIKAAKIVEDRGSLVGALVVEETDEILAITLSGGVIRTRVNEVRETGRDTMGVQLINLGKRDAVVGIARNAEAGPEAEEVDGDDAVDQTAEGAATTGTDEGDTPSAE; translated from the coding sequence ATGACCGACGAGAACACTCCCGTCACCCCGGAAGAGGGCGGCGACATCGCCATGCGCATCGAGCCCGTCGGGCTCGAGACGGAGATGCAGCGCTCGTACCTCGACTACGCGATGTCCGTCATCGTCTCCCGCGCGCTGCCCGACGTCCGGGACGGCCTCAAGCCCGTCCACCGGCGCGTGCTGTACGCGATGTACGACGGCGGCTACCGCCCCGAGCGCGGCTTCTACAAGTGCGCCCGCGTGGTCGGCGACGTCATGGGCAACTACCACCCGCACGGCGACAGTTCGATCTACGACGCGCTGGTCCGTCTCGCCCAGCCCTGGTCGATGCGCATGCCGCTGGTCGACTCCAACGGCAACTTCGGCTCCCCGGGCAACGACCCGGCGGCCGCCATGCGGTACACCGAGTGCAAGATGGCGCCGCTGTCGATGGAGATGGTCCGTGACATCGACGAGGAGACCGTCGACTTCACGGACAACTACGACGGCCGCTCCCAGGAGCCGACCGTCCTGCCGGCCCGTTTCCCGAACCTGCTGATCAACGGCTCGGCGGGCATCGCGGTCGGGATGGCGACCAACATCCCCTCGCACAACCTGCGCGAGGTCGCGTCCGGCGCCCAGTGGTACCTGGAGAATCCCGAGGCGTCCCACGAGGAGCTGCTCGACGCGCTCATCGAGCGGATCAAGGGCCCCGACTTCCCGACCGGCGCGCTGGTGGTGGGCCGCAAGGGCATCGAGGAGGCGTACCGCACGGGCCGCGGCTCGATCACCATGCGGGCGGTCGTCGAGGTCGAGGAGATCCAGAACCGCCAGTGCCTGGTGGTCACGGAGCTGCCCTATCAGGTCAACCCCGACAACCTCGCGCAGAAGATCGCCGACCTGGTGAAGGACGGCAAGATCGGCGGCATCGCGGACGTCCGCGACGAGACGTCGTCGCGCACCGGCCAGCGCCTTGTCATCGTCCTCAAGCGGGACGCGGTCGCCAAGGTCGTCCTGAACAACCTGTACAAGCACACCGACCTCCAGACCAACTTCGGCGCCAACATGCTGGCGCTGGTCGACGGCGTGCCGCGCACCCTCTCGCTGGACGCGTTCATCCGCCACTGGGTGACGCACCAGATCGAGGTCATCGTCCGCCGTACGCGCTTCCGGCTGCGCAAGGCCGAGGAGCGCGCGCACATCCTGCGCGGCCTGCTCAAGGCGCTGGACGCGATCGACGAGGTCATCGCGCTCATCCGGCGCAGCGAGACGGTCGACGTGGCGCGCACGGGCCTGATGGGGCTCCTGGAGATCGACGAGATCCAGGCCAACGCCATCCTGGAGATGCAGCTCCGGCGACTGGCCGCCCTGGAGCGCCAGAAGATCATCCAGGAGCACGACGAGCTCCAGGCGAAGATCACCGAGTACAACGCGATCCTCGCCTCGCCGGTCCGCCAGCGCGGCATCGTCAGCGAGGAGCTGGCCGCGATCGTCGAGAAGTACGGCGACGACCGCAAGACCAAGCTGGTGCCCTACGACGGTGACATGTCCATCGAGGACCTGATCGCCGAGGAGGACATCGTCGTCACGGTCACGCGCGGCGGGTACGTCAAGCGGACCAAGGCGGACGACTACCGGGCGCAGAAGCGCGGCGGCAAGGGCGTGCGGGGCGCGAAGCTGAAGGAAGACGACATCGTCGACCACTTCTTCGTCTCCACCACCCACCACTGGCTGCTGTTCTTCACGAACAAGGGCCGGGTCTACCGGGCCAAGGCGTACGAGCTGCCGGACGCCGGGCGTGACGCGCGTGGACAGCACGTCGCCAACCTGCTGGCCTTCCAGCCGGACGAGGCGATCGCCGAGATCCTCGCGGTCCGCGACTACGAGGCGGCGCCGTACCTGGTGCTCGCCACGAAGGGCGGCCTGGTGAAGAAGACCCCGCTGAAGGACTACGATTCGCCCCGCTCCGGCGGTGTCATCGCGATCAATCTGCGGGAGACGGAGGACGGATCCGACGACGAACTGATCGGAGCCGAACTAGTCTCGGCCGATGACGATCTGCTGCTGATCAGCAAGAAGGCCCAGTCGATCCGATTCACCGCCACGGACGAAACCCTGCGGCCCATGGGCCGTGCGACCTCGGGTGTCAAGGGCATGAGCTTCCGCGAGGGGGACCAGCTCCTCTCGATGAATGTTGTCCGGCCCGGTACGTTCGTGTTCACTGCTACGGACGGCGGGTACGCGAAGCGGACCGCCGTCGACGAGTACCGCGTCCAGGGTCGCGGCGGCCTCGGTATCAAGGCCGCCAAGATCGTGGAGGACCGCGGTTCGCTCGTCGGCGCGCTGGTGGTCGAGGAGACCGACGAGATCCTCGCCATCACGCTGTCGGGCGGTGTGATTCGTACGCGAGTCAACGAGGTCAGGGAGACGGGCCGTGACACCATGGGCGTCCAACTGATCAACCTGGGCAAGCGCGATGCCGTCGTGGGCATCGCACGTAACGCCGAAGCGGGGCCCGAGGCGGAGGAGGTCGACGGTGACGACGCCGTGGACCAGACCGCCGAGGGTGCCGCGACCACCGGCACGGACGAGGGTGACACGCCCTCTGCCGAGTAG
- a CDS encoding DUF3566 domain-containing protein — MSGATGAGTSAGSSAGTSAGSDKDGGGRGSAAPAGNARPADTHTTQLKAIKPGPSDTQGSGSRGSQGATVTDGRGQAQQPPSPLPGERQPQAPTGPYHPPQAYPTQATPPGTVRRPRTGVRTTPRVRKARLRVAKADPWSVMKVSFLLSIALGICTIVAAAVLWMVMDAMGVFSTVGGTISEATGSNESNGFDLQSFLSLPHVLMFTSIIAVIDVVLATALATLGAFIYNLSAGFVGGVELTLAEDE, encoded by the coding sequence GTGAGCGGAGCCACGGGCGCCGGTACGTCCGCCGGGTCTTCGGCCGGCACGTCTGCCGGCTCGGACAAGGACGGCGGCGGTCGTGGCTCCGCCGCGCCGGCGGGGAACGCGCGGCCGGCCGACACCCACACCACACAACTGAAGGCGATCAAGCCGGGCCCGTCCGACACACAGGGATCCGGGTCCAGGGGATCCCAGGGGGCAACCGTGACGGACGGCCGTGGCCAGGCGCAGCAGCCGCCCTCGCCGCTTCCCGGTGAGCGGCAGCCGCAGGCGCCCACCGGCCCGTACCACCCGCCGCAGGCCTACCCGACCCAGGCGACCCCGCCGGGCACGGTCCGCCGCCCGCGTACGGGGGTCCGCACGACCCCGCGCGTACGCAAGGCGCGTCTGCGCGTGGCCAAGGCCGACCCCTGGTCGGTGATGAAGGTCAGCTTCCTGCTGTCGATCGCGCTGGGCATCTGCACGATCGTCGCGGCGGCGGTGCTGTGGATGGTCATGGACGCCATGGGCGTCTTCTCCACGGTCGGCGGAACGATCTCGGAGGCGACGGGCTCGAACGAGTCCAACGGCTTCGACCTGCAGTCCTTCCTGTCCCTCCCCCACGTCCTGATGTTCACGTCGATCATCGCGGTCATCGACGTCGTCCTCGCGACGGCCCTCGCGACCCTCGGCGCGTTCATCTACAACCTCTCCGCCGGTTTCGTCGGAGGAGTCGAGCTGACCCTCGCCGAGGACGAGTGA
- a CDS encoding fibronectin type III domain-containing protein, translating into MRQKSLVVAVVVGGMVAVVPRVAVAADVSCSANVYKRTFYKNTSFSGSPVRTGCDSAISESWSGSPGSGVPSNKFGVRWSVTRDFGSGGPFTFAASATDGIRVYLDGKRKIDLWKNTGDTARSKSVNLTVPAGKHTLRVDHVNWSGAAKVKFSYTPRTSATYDKVKPLAPSGVKTAYDTKSRRTTVSWGANKEMDLAGYTLYRRPVGSGTWTKVAATSARTHTDPLVNPDDRTAYYYEVRARDKAGNTSGGSADVIVRPLPVVTSLSGSYDKATGKVTLKWPQNTEPHFDHYTVLSNDKVDGSYQWVPLGTTKGNTWTTGPVVADGEWGHYRVLVTNDGGTTTYNPAWLDATATNELWLEIPDGIAPYYAPDLSLGTCADGVRATVSDSTPAPIRDFTGFEIERREAGTEAWTVVLHQGYDPRAFTATASVCDVLPADGRTYEYRARSYDAAGNYSPATELRTVTRPVG; encoded by the coding sequence GTGCGTCAGAAGAGTTTGGTGGTCGCCGTGGTCGTCGGTGGGATGGTGGCCGTCGTGCCGCGGGTGGCGGTTGCCGCCGATGTCAGTTGTTCGGCGAATGTGTACAAGCGGACGTTCTACAAGAACACCTCGTTCTCCGGTTCCCCGGTGCGGACCGGCTGTGACAGTGCGATCAGTGAGAGCTGGTCGGGCAGTCCGGGGTCCGGGGTGCCGTCGAACAAGTTCGGTGTGCGCTGGTCGGTGACGCGGGACTTCGGGTCCGGTGGGCCGTTCACGTTCGCCGCGTCCGCCACCGACGGCATCCGGGTCTACCTGGACGGCAAGCGGAAGATCGACCTGTGGAAGAACACCGGTGACACCGCCCGCTCCAAGAGCGTGAACCTCACCGTCCCCGCCGGCAAGCACACCCTGCGCGTCGACCACGTGAACTGGTCCGGCGCCGCCAAAGTCAAGTTCTCGTACACGCCCCGGACTTCGGCGACGTACGACAAGGTCAAGCCGCTCGCGCCGAGCGGGGTGAAGACCGCCTACGACACCAAGTCCCGCAGGACGACCGTGTCCTGGGGCGCCAACAAGGAGATGGACCTCGCCGGGTACACCCTCTACCGGCGGCCCGTCGGGTCCGGGACCTGGACCAAGGTCGCCGCGACCAGCGCCCGCACCCACACCGATCCGCTGGTGAATCCCGACGATCGGACGGCCTACTACTACGAGGTGCGGGCCCGGGACAAGGCCGGAAACACCTCGGGCGGGAGCGCCGATGTCATCGTCCGTCCGCTGCCCGTCGTCACCTCGCTGAGCGGCAGTTACGACAAGGCGACCGGCAAGGTCACCCTGAAGTGGCCGCAGAACACCGAGCCGCACTTCGACCACTACACCGTGCTCAGCAACGACAAGGTCGACGGCAGCTACCAGTGGGTCCCGCTCGGGACCACCAAGGGCAACACCTGGACCACCGGGCCGGTCGTCGCCGACGGTGAGTGGGGGCACTACCGCGTCCTCGTCACCAACGACGGCGGTACGACCACCTACAACCCGGCCTGGCTCGACGCCACCGCCACCAACGAGCTGTGGCTGGAGATCCCCGACGGCATCGCCCCGTACTACGCCCCCGACCTGAGCCTCGGTACCTGTGCGGACGGGGTGCGGGCGACCGTCTCCGACTCCACGCCCGCGCCGATCCGTGACTTCACCGGGTTCGAGATCGAGCGGCGTGAGGCGGGGACCGAGGCGTGGACGGTCGTTCTGCATCAGGGGTATGACCCGCGCGCCTTCACCGCGACGGCCTCCGTGTGCGACGTGCTGCCCGCCGACGGGCGTACCTACGAGTACCGGGCCCGCAGTTACGACGCGGCCGGGAACTACTCGCCGGCCACCGAGCTGCGGACCGTGACCCGGCCGGTGGGCTGA
- a CDS encoding nSTAND1 domain-containing NTPase produces MSFDSGARTAFAERLALLYKEAGNPPLKRVSEAVVRLQRVDERGRQVRVSAQRISDWRRARNVPAQFAALAAVLYVLIPEARRARPIPVSAGLYDMAQWQRLWERALAGPVGEQSAAADPEKEQPAEGDAAVPGGVCPYRGLASYRQEDARWFFGREGSTEALVAQLRAAEGTGGLVMLVGASGAGKSSLLSAGLVPALQKGGLGDEDCPGRHVLQLVPGADPLTELAARIPELGPLLGTGDPLLDAGGSRPGDSPEAVPSSSPTPGTSGSRPGLRPKGVPTQGPRPEAAPSPSPTPDTSGPRPGLRPEGVPAEGPRPEAAPSPSPTPDTSGPRPGLRPEGVPAEGPRPGPSPEPVPTSSPTPCTSGPRPGLRTVSLPADGPRPGSRTEGVPVEGRRLDLSPEGVPAEAPRPGPDPEAAPSGSPQPGLRPEGVPAQDTRPGPSPEALPSPPPGTSGSRPEGVPAEGPRPGPDPEDGALPIPTPTPGTPAPRPGRRPEAVPAPSPTPGTPGSRPDLRPEAAPAEGPRRPGPNPEAVPTPSPTPGTPGPRPDLRPEGVPAQGPRTGPGPGPEAVSAPGASSPRHSPSPDAVRTPSPTPGTPAFARAVRAAVVAWARRVEADSGARPVVIVDQFEETFTLCPDEQDRRTLIRALHAACTPSGPGEDAPVLVVLGIRADFYEQCLGHPELADALQHRHMVLGPLTATELREAVTGPAKAVGLELEPGLAELIVREVSADGPRGAHDAGVLPLLSHALLATWQRRKAGRLTLAGYRAAGGIQGAVAATAERAWSGLDPAARTAARLLLLRLVRLGEDTQATRRRGTRRQLAAESTDPGKTEESLEALVRARLVTLDAESVEITHEALLTAWPRLREWIDEDRSDHLLRQRLEEDGRSWEGSNRDSSLLYRGSRLEQAHTWAKSAGDTFLTRSAVDFLAASVRLRRRTVWIGRAAVSALVVLAVLAVGAAVVAWQQRNDAVFEQVVAEADRVQYTDPSLSAQLDLVAHRLRPGDEGARNRLISIVNAPLATPLLGHTGAVYLTSFSPDGRLLATASYDRTVRLWDVTDPARPRALGGPLLGHTSWVSSAVFSPDGRTLASAGDDGTVRLWDLADPSRPKPLGTPLTGHDGTIYLLAFAPGGHTLATAGENGTVRLWDVTDRDRPAGIGTLTGHTAAVRSLAFSPDGRTLAAGGDDSTVRLWNTADPRRPAPLGEPLTGHDGTVHSVAFSPDGRTLASGSADDTVRLWKVTDPAHATRLGTTLTGHTGPVWSVAFSPDGSMLAAASADSTASLWNVSDPKYPSQVGEPLAGSSGEMYALGFSPDGRTLATGSGDNKVRLWSIPTSDMIGRGGAFRPDGTVLATAARDGRIRLWNVDEPDRPRPLGTPFMPADGGDRSLAFSPDGRTLAVLTASRAVYLWDVTDPARPVSAGPPIRLKTRFMGPEALAYSPDGRTLATAYEDRTIQLWDVTAPGRVTPLGKPLTGPRGFVDSLLFTPDGRTLIGGSADGAIRLWKVTDPAHATPLGAPLTGHLGPVNSLAYSPDGHTLASGSDDDTVRLWDIADPAHATRLGEPLTGHTEAVVSLTFSQDGDTLASGGNDNTVRLWNVSTPSDAAPIGQSMSPNAKTGNFLSFSPHTRMLGVSSGADTVRLWNLDVDEAITRICATTRNVLTPEKWHEYLPRLSYDPPCDESQEK; encoded by the coding sequence TTGAGTTTCGACTCAGGGGCACGCACGGCCTTCGCGGAACGTCTCGCGCTGCTGTACAAGGAAGCCGGCAACCCGCCGCTCAAACGGGTCTCCGAGGCCGTCGTCCGGCTCCAGCGGGTGGACGAGCGCGGGCGCCAGGTGCGGGTCTCCGCCCAGCGGATCAGCGACTGGCGACGGGCCCGGAACGTCCCGGCCCAGTTCGCCGCGCTCGCCGCCGTCCTGTACGTGCTGATCCCCGAGGCGCGCCGCGCCCGGCCCATCCCCGTCTCCGCCGGGCTGTACGACATGGCGCAGTGGCAGCGGCTGTGGGAACGCGCCCTGGCCGGTCCGGTCGGCGAGCAGTCCGCCGCGGCGGACCCGGAGAAGGAGCAGCCCGCGGAGGGGGACGCGGCGGTGCCCGGCGGGGTCTGCCCCTACCGGGGCCTGGCCTCCTACCGACAGGAGGACGCCCGCTGGTTCTTCGGCCGCGAGGGCAGCACCGAGGCGCTGGTCGCGCAGTTGCGGGCGGCGGAGGGCACCGGCGGCCTGGTCATGCTGGTGGGCGCGTCGGGGGCCGGTAAGTCGTCGCTGCTCAGCGCCGGTCTGGTGCCCGCGCTCCAGAAGGGCGGGCTCGGTGACGAGGACTGCCCGGGACGGCATGTCCTCCAGCTCGTCCCGGGCGCCGATCCGCTGACGGAACTGGCGGCGCGGATCCCGGAGCTGGGCCCACTGCTCGGGACGGGAGACCCGCTGCTGGACGCGGGGGGCTCACGCCCCGGCGACAGCCCGGAAGCCGTGCCCTCGTCCTCACCGACCCCCGGCACTTCGGGCTCACGCCCCGGCCTGCGCCCGAAGGGCGTGCCCACGCAGGGCCCGCGACCCGAGGCCGCGCCCTCGCCCTCACCGACCCCCGACACGTCGGGCCCGCGACCCGGCCTGCGACCAGAGGGCGTACCCGCGGAGGGCCCGCGACCCGAGGCCGCGCCCTCGCCCTCACCGACCCCCGACACGTCGGGCCCGCGACCCGGCCTGCGACCAGAGGGCGTACCCGCGGAGGGCCCGCGACCCGGCCCGAGCCCTGAGCCCGTGCCCACCTCCTCGCCGACCCCCTGCACCTCGGGCCCGCGACCCGGCCTGCGCACGGTGAGCTTGCCCGCAGATGGCCCGCGACCCGGCTCGCGCACGGAGGGCGTACCCGTGGAGGGCCGACGCCTCGACCTGAGCCCGGAGGGCGTGCCCGCGGAGGCCCCACGCCCCGGCCCGGACCCGGAGGCCGCACCCTCGGGGAGCCCGCAGCCCGGCTTGCGCCCAGAGGGCGTGCCCGCGCAGGACACACGCCCCGGCCCGAGCCCGGAAGCCCTGCCCTCGCCGCCCCCCGGCACTTCGGGCTCGCGCCCGGAGGGCGTGCCCGCGGAAGGCCCGCGCCCCGGCCCGGACCCGGAGGACGGGGCCCTGCCCATACCCACGCCGACCCCCGGCACCCCGGCCCCACGCCCCGGCCGACGCCCGGAGGCCGTGCCCGCCCCTTCGCCGACCCCCGGCACCCCGGGCTCGCGCCCCGACCTGCGCCCGGAAGCCGCGCCCGCGGAGGGCCCGCGCCGCCCCGGCCCGAACCCCGAGGCCGTGCCCACCCCCTCACCGACCCCCGGCACCCCGGGCCCACGCCCCGACCTGCGCCCGGAAGGCGTACCCGCGCAGGGTCCCCGCACCGGCCCCGGACCCGGCCCGGAAGCCGTGTCCGCCCCTGGCGCGTCGAGCCCGCGCCACAGCCCGAGCCCCGACGCCGTGCGCACCCCCTCGCCGACCCCCGGCACCCCCGCCTTCGCGCGCGCTGTCCGGGCGGCCGTCGTCGCCTGGGCCCGGCGGGTGGAGGCGGACTCCGGCGCGCGTCCGGTCGTCATCGTGGACCAGTTCGAGGAGACGTTCACCCTCTGCCCCGACGAGCAGGACCGCCGCACCCTCATCCGGGCGCTGCACGCCGCCTGCACCCCGTCAGGACCGGGCGAGGACGCCCCCGTGCTGGTCGTCCTCGGGATCCGCGCCGACTTCTACGAACAGTGCCTCGGCCACCCCGAACTCGCCGACGCCCTCCAGCACCGCCACATGGTCCTCGGCCCGCTGACCGCCACCGAGCTGCGCGAGGCGGTGACCGGCCCCGCCAAGGCCGTCGGTCTCGAACTGGAGCCGGGCCTCGCCGAGCTGATCGTCCGCGAGGTCAGCGCCGACGGCCCGCGCGGGGCGCACGACGCCGGAGTGCTCCCCCTCCTCTCGCACGCCCTGCTCGCCACCTGGCAGCGCCGCAAGGCCGGCCGGCTGACCCTCGCCGGGTACCGGGCGGCCGGCGGCATCCAGGGCGCGGTGGCCGCGACCGCCGAGCGCGCCTGGTCGGGGCTGGACCCGGCGGCCCGCACCGCCGCCCGGCTGCTGCTGCTCCGCCTGGTCCGGCTCGGCGAGGACACCCAGGCCACCCGCCGGCGCGGCACCCGCCGTCAACTGGCGGCGGAGTCCACGGACCCCGGCAAGACCGAGGAGTCGCTGGAGGCGCTGGTCAGGGCCCGGCTGGTCACCCTGGACGCGGAGTCCGTGGAGATCACCCACGAGGCGCTGCTGACCGCCTGGCCCCGGCTGCGGGAGTGGATCGACGAGGACCGCAGCGACCATCTGCTGCGCCAGCGCCTGGAGGAGGACGGCCGCTCCTGGGAGGGGTCGAACCGCGACTCCTCCCTGCTCTACCGCGGCTCGCGGCTGGAGCAGGCCCACACCTGGGCGAAGTCGGCGGGCGACACCTTCCTGACCCGCAGCGCGGTGGACTTCCTGGCCGCCTCGGTACGGCTGCGCCGACGCACCGTGTGGATCGGCCGGGCCGCGGTGTCGGCGCTGGTCGTGCTGGCGGTGCTGGCGGTCGGCGCGGCGGTGGTCGCCTGGCAGCAGCGCAACGACGCCGTGTTCGAGCAGGTGGTCGCCGAGGCCGACCGCGTCCAGTACACCGACCCGTCGCTCTCCGCCCAGCTCGACCTGGTCGCCCACCGGCTGCGGCCGGGCGACGAGGGCGCCAGGAACCGGCTCATATCCATCGTCAACGCGCCCCTGGCCACCCCGCTGCTCGGCCACACCGGCGCGGTGTACCTCACCTCGTTCAGCCCGGACGGCAGACTCCTGGCCACCGCCAGCTACGACCGCACGGTCCGGCTGTGGGACGTCACCGACCCGGCCCGGCCCAGGGCGCTCGGCGGGCCGCTCCTCGGGCACACGAGCTGGGTGAGCAGCGCGGTGTTCAGCCCCGACGGCCGTACCCTCGCCAGCGCCGGCGACGACGGCACCGTACGCCTGTGGGACCTGGCCGATCCGTCCCGGCCCAAGCCGCTCGGCACGCCGCTGACCGGCCACGACGGCACGATCTACCTGCTCGCCTTCGCCCCCGGCGGGCACACGCTGGCCACCGCGGGGGAGAACGGCACGGTCCGGCTCTGGGACGTCACCGACCGGGACCGCCCGGCCGGGATCGGCACCCTGACCGGGCACACCGCCGCCGTGCGCTCCCTGGCGTTCAGCCCCGACGGGCGGACCCTGGCGGCGGGCGGCGACGACAGCACCGTACGGCTGTGGAACACGGCCGACCCACGGCGGCCCGCACCGCTCGGCGAGCCGCTGACCGGCCACGACGGGACCGTGCACTCGGTCGCCTTCAGCCCGGACGGGCGCACGCTGGCCAGCGGCAGCGCCGACGACACCGTCCGGCTGTGGAAGGTCACCGACCCGGCGCACGCCACCCGGCTGGGCACCACTCTCACCGGTCACACCGGGCCCGTGTGGTCGGTGGCGTTCAGCCCCGACGGCTCGATGCTCGCCGCCGCCAGCGCGGACAGCACCGCGAGCCTGTGGAACGTCAGCGACCCGAAGTACCCCTCGCAGGTCGGCGAGCCGCTCGCGGGCAGCAGCGGCGAGATGTACGCCCTGGGCTTCAGCCCCGACGGCCGCACCCTCGCCACCGGCAGCGGGGACAACAAGGTCCGCCTGTGGTCGATCCCGACGTCGGACATGATCGGCCGCGGCGGCGCCTTCCGCCCGGACGGCACGGTCCTGGCCACGGCCGCGCGCGACGGCCGGATCCGGCTGTGGAACGTCGACGAACCGGACCGGCCCCGCCCGCTCGGCACACCGTTCATGCCCGCCGACGGCGGCGACCGCTCCCTCGCCTTCTCCCCCGACGGCCGCACCCTGGCGGTCCTGACGGCGAGCCGGGCGGTGTACCTGTGGGACGTCACCGACCCCGCCCGCCCGGTCTCGGCCGGCCCGCCCATCCGTCTCAAGACCCGGTTCATGGGCCCCGAGGCGCTGGCCTACAGCCCGGACGGCCGCACCCTCGCCACGGCGTACGAGGACCGCACCATCCAGCTCTGGGACGTCACCGCCCCGGGCCGCGTGACCCCGCTCGGCAAGCCCCTCACCGGGCCCCGGGGATTCGTCGACTCGCTCCTCTTCACCCCCGACGGCCGGACCCTGATCGGCGGCAGCGCGGACGGCGCGATCCGGCTGTGGAAGGTGACCGACCCGGCGCACGCGACCCCGCTGGGCGCCCCCCTCACCGGCCATCTCGGGCCGGTCAACTCCCTCGCGTACAGCCCCGACGGACACACCCTGGCCAGCGGCAGCGACGACGACACCGTCCGCCTCTGGGACATCGCCGACCCGGCGCACGCGACCCGGCTGGGCGAGCCGCTCACCGGTCACACCGAGGCGGTCGTCTCCCTGACGTTCAGCCAGGACGGCGACACGCTGGCCAGCGGCGGCAACGACAACACCGTCCGGCTGTGGAACGTCTCCACGCCCTCCGACGCCGCGCCCATCGGCCAGTCGATGAGCCCCAACGCCAAGACCGGCAACTTCCTGTCCTTCAGCCCCCACACCCGCATGCTCGGCGTCTCCAGCGGCGCGGACACGGTCCGGCTGTGGAACCTCGACGTCGACGAGGCCATCACCCGCATCTGCGCCACCACCCGGAACGTCCTGACGCCCGAGAAGTGGCATGAATACCTGCCCCGGCTCTCGTACGATCCTCCGTGCGACGAGAGCCAGGAGAAGTGA
- a CDS encoding ferredoxin codes for MRISVDPELCYGSGECAYRVPSVFTDEDGFGAVLPGREQEGDDPDVREAAEHCPAQAIRVT; via the coding sequence ATGAGGATCTCCGTGGACCCCGAGCTGTGTTACGGCTCGGGCGAGTGCGCCTATCGGGTGCCGTCCGTCTTCACCGACGAGGACGGGTTCGGGGCCGTGCTGCCGGGCCGTGAGCAGGAGGGCGACGACCCGGACGTGCGCGAGGCCGCCGAACACTGCCCGGCCCAGGCCATCCGCGTGACGTGA
- a CDS encoding glycosyltransferase family 2 protein, with protein sequence MSEAHDDSATRRRIVVVTAVHAPAARHLPDSYASLCAQELPEGWEWHWVIQEDGTTDDVRPYVPDDPRVTFRQGRPGGPGVARTLALAHAEGAYVKVLDADDRLTPGALARDLAALERHPDIGWAVSRVLDLLPDGSTVGFPGDPAHGPLERGNVLSYWRAHDFRAPVHPASLCVRRELLTALGGWMALPASEDTGLLIALDAVSRGWFSADVGLLYRKWEGQVTGQAAHTDPVERRARMAVVEARARALASFGWHHAGPAAAVQGTPA encoded by the coding sequence GTGTCCGAGGCCCACGACGATTCCGCGACCCGTCGGCGCATCGTCGTCGTCACCGCCGTCCACGCCCCCGCCGCCCGCCATCTGCCCGACTCCTATGCGTCGTTGTGCGCGCAGGAACTGCCCGAGGGCTGGGAGTGGCACTGGGTGATACAGGAGGACGGCACCACGGACGACGTCCGCCCGTACGTCCCCGACGACCCCCGCGTGACCTTCCGCCAGGGCCGTCCCGGTGGACCCGGCGTCGCCCGCACTCTCGCGCTCGCGCATGCCGAGGGCGCCTATGTGAAGGTCCTGGACGCCGACGACCGGCTCACCCCCGGCGCCCTGGCCCGCGACCTGGCCGCGCTGGAGCGGCATCCGGACATCGGCTGGGCGGTCTCCCGGGTCCTGGACCTGCTGCCGGACGGCTCCACCGTCGGCTTCCCCGGCGATCCGGCCCACGGGCCGCTGGAGCGCGGAAACGTTCTGTCGTACTGGCGTGCCCACGACTTCCGCGCCCCCGTGCACCCCGCGTCGCTCTGTGTCCGGCGGGAGCTGCTGACCGCGCTCGGCGGCTGGATGGCGCTGCCCGCCTCCGAGGACACCGGGCTGCTGATCGCGCTCGACGCGGTGAGCCGTGGCTGGTTCTCCGCGGATGTCGGACTGCTCTACCGCAAGTGGGAGGGGCAGGTGACCGGGCAGGCCGCGCACACCGACCCGGTGGAACGGCGGGCGCGCATGGCGGTGGTGGAGGCCAGGGCCCGCGCGCTCGCGTCCTTCGGCTGGCACCACGCCGGTCCGGCGGCGGCCGTGCAGGGGACCCCCGCCTGA